The Virgibacillus siamensis sequence TGCCGCAAAAAATTCCCCTCCCTATTCATTTAAATAAACATGTCATGCCTACTCCTCATCATATAGATGGCAAGCAACATAATGATTCGTTCCAACGTCCTTAAGCTCGGGACGTGTCACAGAGCAAACATCCATTGCCAGCGGGCACCTTGTATGGAAGGCACATCCTGATGGAGGACTGGATGCACTCGGAACGCTCCCCTCAAGGGTTGTCCCGCTCTGCTCGTAATCAGGGTCAGGTACAGGAACTGCTGAGAGCAATGCCTGTGTATATGGATGCTTGGCCTGTTCATAAATCATTTCACAATCAGACATTTCAACCAGCCTTCCGAGATACATGACTCCAACACGATCACTGATGTGACGAACAACACTCAAATCATGTGCAATAAAAATGTATGTTAAATCAAAACGCTTCTGCAAATCCTTCAATAGATTCAAAACTTGGGACTGTATGGAAACATCAAGTGCTGATACCGGTTCATCGGCAACGATTAATTTGGGATGAACAGCCAGTGCACGCGCGATTCCAATCCGTTGCCGCTGCCCGCCGCTGAACTGATGCGGATAGCGTTTTGCATGATATGTATGTAACCCGACGATTTCCAGCAATTCATTGACTCTCTTTCTTCGTTCGGATGTGTTATCCATACCATGTACTTTCAAAGG is a genomic window containing:
- a CDS encoding ABC transporter ATP-binding protein is translated as MSEILLKVNNLKKYFPITGGVLNREVGTVKAVDGVSFTLEKGTTLGLVGESGCGKTTVGRMILRLIEPSDGTVSFQDVNLTELSKGELRNHRRDIQMVFQDPFASLNPRQTAGKIIEEPLKVHGMDNTSERRKRVNELLEIVGLHTYHAKRYPHQFSGGQRQRIGIARALAVHPKLIVADEPVSALDVSIQSQVLNLLKDLQKRFDLTYIFIAHDLSVVRHISDRVGVMYLGRLVEMSDCEMIYEQAKHPYTQALLSAVPVPDPDYEQSGTTLEGSVPSASSPPSGCAFHTRCPLAMDVCSVTRPELKDVGTNHYVACHLYDEE